The following DNA comes from bacterium.
ATTTATTATTCTTGGGATTACACTATCTTTTCTTCTCCTTATATGGAAAAAAGACGGCAGAAATTCAGTGTTCAGGCTTAAACTTACTGCATTGTTTATTATGTTTGTTGTTGTTCCAACAGTGCCGCTGGCATTCTTTTCTGCAAACCTGCTTACTCACAGCGTAAACATGCTTTTGCTCCCTGGTATGAGTGATGTACTTTCAAAATCCGTTGATACTATACGAAGGCAGGCTGAAGAGAGAGGCAGTAATTTTTTAACTGATTTTACTCCTGTTCAGTGGTCTGAATTTCTGCTTAATCAGCACAAAATCGACGGGGCAATATCCTGTAAATTTAAAAAAGGTGTAATATCAAAGGAGTTGTCAATAAAAGCGTCTGAAATCAATCTCCCTGATTCCGTACTTACCGGTTTTATTAAAAGGCCGGATAAATTAGTACCAGGACAGGCTGTAAGCAGGCTTTTTGATTACAAGGGCGCTTCTTGTCTTATAATGGCAATTATGCATGAAGATTCTTCCCTATCTGAAATCTATTATACAGTACCGCCCTATATGGTTGAAACCAAAAATAAAATAAGCCGTGCCATTGAGATACAGAGTACTCTCTCAATACTCAAGAATTCCATCATTGAAAAAAATATAATCTGGAGTATAGCAGTTATATTTATAGGATTGCTGATATTTTTATCATTCTATTTTGCGAAAAAACTGGCAACTCAGATTGACAGGCCAGTACGCAAACTTGTTTCAGGAATGGAAAAAGCCAGAAGGGGAGACCTCTTTACTTATGTTAATATAAACAGCCGTGATGAGTTTAAATTTCTTGGAGATTCTTTTAATAATATGATTGAAGATTTAAAAATAAGCCGCGAAAAGCTGGCTGCAGCAGAAAGGATAGCAGCATGGCGCCAGGCTGCAAGGGCAATCTCCCATGA
Coding sequences within:
- a CDS encoding HAMP domain-containing protein, which codes for MKFFIIWIFIILGITLSFLLLIWKKDGRNSVFRLKLTALFIMFVVVPTVPLAFFSANLLTHSVNMLLLPGMSDVLSKSVDTIRRQAEERGSNFLTDFTPVQWSEFLLNQHKIDGAISCKFKKGVISKELSIKASEINLPDSVLTGFIKRPDKLVPGQAVSRLFDYKGASCLIMAIMHEDSSLSEIYYTVPPYMVETKNKISRAIEIQSTLSILKNSIIEKNIIWSIAVIFIGLLIFLSFYFAKKLATQIDRPVRKLVSGMEKARRGDLFTYVNINSRDEFKFLGDSFNNMIEDLKISREKLAAAERIAAWRQAARAISHEIKNSLTPISLSLRRIRNYCKENNLPENVRESISTVEEELNALEAMASEFSEFARMP